Proteins encoded within one genomic window of Companilactobacillus sp.:
- a CDS encoding Ig-like domain-containing protein, producing the protein MKKILLSLFATLAAFLFFFVGSTSNASAANITPYVSGVSLSDAVIKDENGTVVPHTAVLPQNEEFTVNYKWSIARGVKTQSGDTFNFQIPDNVKIVADKEFPLTLSNGVRGGTTTVPAGSHVGTVTVNKNFQKYTNRNGFIRIVVYGTEAPPTELAPIVMSKTGAWVDQNDPTTINWAIDVISNGNSLLNPVFTDTMSDNHNYVEGSARLMDSTGNEIPVNVSLNGQTLTFKADGTFVGDLTLTYQSKPSDPTAAGTFENLASYSDDSGNSGSAEASVSRPEIDTGTTEPEPEPNPTPPVVTPPAPEPEPNPEPTEPIEPPTITPAPSPEPGPGTTEPSTPEPEPNPEPTEPIEPPTITPAPSPEPGPGTTEPSTPEPEPNPGPTEPTEPIEPPVITPAPGPGTTEPTEPGNPDTDGSGTEEPGTGSPDTENPGTEEPGTEEPGTGNPDTDENDEESDASGSGTGNPSTDNSNNEGSGSTQPGTDENGTTDSNSSNSSNPATSGSTNDQQVLPNVTGNTSNGTTGTSTISPMNNGGLPIAASSNKFPQTGNSNNKTALVVGVLMLIMAVLGLAVFSRRRTN; encoded by the coding sequence ATGAAGAAAATTTTGCTTTCGCTTTTTGCAACCTTAGCAGCATTTTTGTTCTTTTTTGTCGGCTCAACGTCTAACGCTTCGGCAGCTAATATAACTCCGTATGTATCTGGAGTTAGCCTAAGCGATGCTGTTATCAAAGACGAAAATGGCACGGTTGTGCCCCATACTGCAGTTTTACCGCAGAATGAGGAATTTACTGTGAATTACAAATGGAGTATCGCTAGAGGTGTAAAAACTCAGTCAGGTGATACTTTTAATTTTCAAATTCCGGATAATGTCAAAATTGTGGCTGATAAGGAATTCCCTCTTACATTAAGTAATGGTGTAAGAGGCGGTACAACAACAGTTCCAGCTGGATCCCATGTAGGAACGGTTACTGTTAATAAGAACTTTCAAAAATACACTAACCGGAATGGATTCATCAGAATTGTTGTATACGGTACTGAAGCACCACCTACAGAATTAGCACCGATCGTAATGAGTAAGACTGGTGCATGGGTTGACCAAAATGATCCAACCACGATCAATTGGGCAATTGACGTAATTTCAAATGGTAATTCATTATTGAATCCTGTCTTTACGGATACAATGAGCGATAACCACAATTACGTTGAAGGAAGTGCTAGATTGATGGATTCAACGGGTAATGAAATTCCAGTAAACGTTTCTTTGAATGGTCAAACTTTGACCTTTAAAGCTGACGGTACGTTTGTTGGAGATCTAACGTTGACCTATCAATCTAAACCATCAGATCCGACTGCTGCTGGGACATTTGAAAACCTAGCAAGTTACTCTGATGATAGTGGTAATAGTGGTTCTGCGGAGGCATCAGTTTCACGTCCAGAAATTGATACCGGAACTACGGAGCCTGAACCAGAGCCAAATCCAACGCCTCCGGTTGTAACTCCGCCAGCTCCAGAACCTGAACCAAATCCAGAACCAACGGAACCAATTGAACCACCAACAATTACTCCCGCACCAAGTCCTGAACCAGGTCCAGGAACAACGGAGCCAAGTACTCCAGAACCTGAACCAAATCCAGAACCAACGGAGCCAATTGAACCACCAACAATCACTCCCGCACCAAGTCCTGAACCAGGTCCAGGTACGACCGAGCCAAGTACTCCAGAACCTGAACCAAATCCAGGTCCAACTGAACCAACAGAACCAATTGAACCACCAGTAATTACTCCAGCTCCAGGTCCAGGAACAACGGAGCCAACCGAACCTGGGAATCCAGATACTGATGGCTCAGGTACTGAAGAGCCAGGAACTGGTTCCCCAGATACTGAGAATCCTGGTACTGAAGAACCTGGTACAGAGGAACCGGGAACTGGCAACCCAGATACTGATGAAAATGACGAGGAATCTGATGCATCAGGATCAGGTACTGGCAATCCAAGTACCGACAATTCCAATAATGAAGGATCAGGTTCTACTCAACCTGGTACCGATGAAAATGGAACAACTGACTCTAACAGTTCCAATTCATCAAATCCTGCAACTTCAGGATCAACAAATGATCAACAAGTATTACCAAATGTAACTGGAAATACTTCAAATGGAACAACTGGAACTTCCACAATTAGTCCAATGAATAATGGTGGTCTTCCAATTGCTGCATCATCAAATAAATTCCCACAAACAGGCAATAGCAACAATAAGACTGCTTTAGTAGTCGGAGTTTTGATGTTGATCATGGCTGTTCTTGGATTAGCTGTATTCAGTCGTCGTAGAACAAACTAG
- a CDS encoding uracil-xanthine permease family protein: MDTNDKNYRNPEAVLDLYERPPLASWPLLSLQHLFSMFGATVLVPLLVGLDPSIALFSSGIGTILHILITKGRIPAYMSSSFSFIVPSIALMKTAGYAGVAQGTIAVGLVYLIVAAIVGIAGSDWIDRALPPIVVGPIVIVIGLSVAGSAANNAMMNGKHYDLKYFGIAMATMLLTVLFNMYLKGFWSNIAILLGIICGYALSVALGIVDFSKVASTPWFKLPAFEFPFISYHPKQIYWDAILSFAPIAFVTMAEHLGHIMVLDELTHRDFFKNPGLHRTLAGDGTASIFAGLVGGPPITSYGENIGVMAVNKIFSVYVIVGAAVFAALFGFVGKLSALIQTIPGPVIGGISFILFGVIASSGLRILVDNKVDFNRKRNLMIASVILVIGIGNAYLEIGTFQFTGIGVATIMGILLNLILPREALSEE, encoded by the coding sequence TTGGATACAAATGATAAGAATTATCGAAATCCTGAAGCGGTCTTGGACCTCTATGAACGTCCGCCGCTAGCCAGCTGGCCACTACTTTCACTGCAACATTTATTCTCAATGTTTGGGGCTACAGTGTTAGTGCCATTGCTAGTTGGATTGGATCCTAGTATCGCGCTATTCAGTTCTGGTATTGGTACCATCTTGCACATTTTGATCACTAAAGGTCGCATCCCAGCTTACATGAGTTCCAGTTTCTCATTCATTGTGCCAAGTATCGCCTTGATGAAAACCGCCGGATACGCCGGAGTTGCTCAAGGTACTATTGCAGTTGGTCTCGTTTATCTGATCGTTGCAGCAATCGTTGGTATTGCCGGATCTGACTGGATCGATCGAGCACTGCCACCAATCGTTGTAGGACCAATTGTTATCGTCATTGGACTTTCAGTTGCCGGTTCTGCAGCTAACAATGCAATGATGAACGGAAAGCATTACGACTTAAAGTACTTTGGAATTGCGATGGCAACCATGTTGCTGACGGTATTATTCAATATGTATCTTAAAGGATTCTGGAGTAATATTGCGATTCTTCTCGGTATTATTTGTGGCTATGCACTATCAGTTGCTTTAGGAATCGTCGATTTTTCAAAGGTAGCTTCAACGCCTTGGTTCAAGCTTCCTGCATTCGAATTTCCATTTATTAGTTACCATCCAAAACAGATCTATTGGGACGCGATCCTGAGTTTTGCGCCAATTGCCTTTGTTACAATGGCTGAACATTTAGGTCACATCATGGTCCTAGATGAATTAACTCATCGTGACTTCTTCAAAAATCCTGGTTTACACAGAACATTAGCCGGTGATGGTACAGCTTCGATTTTTGCCGGTTTAGTCGGTGGTCCACCAATTACATCATACGGTGAAAACATTGGTGTTATGGCCGTTAACAAGATCTTCAGTGTTTACGTCATTGTCGGTGCTGCTGTCTTTGCAGCATTATTCGGTTTTGTCGGTAAATTGAGTGCTTTGATTCAAACTATCCCTGGACCTGTAATCGGGGGAATCAGTTTTATCCTCTTCGGCGTTATCGCCTCAAGTGGATTAAGAATCTTAGTTGATAACAAAGTCGACTTTAACCGAAAACGTAACTTGATGATTGCATCAGTTATTTTAGTTATCGGTATCGGTAATGCTTACCTAGAAATTGGAACCTTCCAATTTACTGGAATCGGTGTTGCCACGATCATGGGTATTTTATTAAATCTAATTTTGCCAAGAGAAGCTCTTTCAGAAGAGTAA
- a CDS encoding histidine phosphatase family protein: protein MAELYVVRHGETDTNKEMRINGRSTNMPLNEKGIQQAENLAKEIDMSSFDVVYTSPMTRALQTAEILNKGVHDELIQDDRLYEADYGSWDGVSEDELEKKYPQTFDENGFLLPSYINYAENAEDYEHVYQRVESFLQDVTKLGDKKVMAVCHGFISRAIFKQVTGISDISKVVQSANAGISKYQLTEKNRYLRFYARKKI from the coding sequence TTGGCTGAATTATATGTAGTCCGTCACGGTGAAACGGACACTAACAAAGAAATGAGAATTAACGGTCGTTCGACAAATATGCCCTTAAACGAGAAGGGCATTCAACAAGCCGAGAATCTAGCCAAAGAAATTGATATGTCATCGTTTGATGTTGTATACACTAGTCCGATGACACGAGCCTTGCAGACAGCAGAGATTTTGAACAAGGGCGTTCACGACGAGTTGATCCAAGATGACCGTTTGTACGAAGCTGATTACGGATCATGGGACGGCGTATCAGAGGATGAATTGGAAAAGAAGTATCCACAAACTTTTGATGAAAATGGATTTTTATTGCCTAGCTATATCAATTACGCCGAAAATGCTGAAGACTATGAACACGTCTACCAACGAGTCGAAAGCTTTTTGCAAGATGTGACGAAATTGGGCGATAAGAAAGTTATGGCAGTCTGCCATGGATTTATCAGTCGGGCAATTTTTAAACAAGTTACCGGAATTTCCGATATTTCAAAAGTGGTTCAATCAGCTAATGCGGGGATTTCGAAGTATCAGTTGACTGAAAAAAATCGTTATCTGAGATTTTATGCTCGAAAAAAAATTTAA
- a CDS encoding GtrA family protein, whose product MNNQTHLHDDDKVSKLVNDISEGINDAGTTFPSESDPVQESNVKQGIRYILWGLISVVVNIGTFYLLFQIFRLNYQFANIVAWVLSVQVGFWVDREIVFRHKSDTAIKEMTAFYGTRIFTYLIEALTLWVGISLLSANGNLSKIVGQFLAIVGNYVFSKFFIFANHNTGKKSE is encoded by the coding sequence ATGAATAATCAAACGCATCTGCACGACGACGACAAAGTTTCTAAACTAGTCAACGATATTTCAGAAGGTATCAATGATGCGGGAACAACTTTCCCCAGCGAAAGTGATCCTGTTCAAGAAAGCAACGTTAAACAAGGAATTCGATATATTTTATGGGGACTAATTTCGGTAGTCGTTAATATTGGAACTTTTTATTTACTGTTTCAGATTTTTAGATTAAATTACCAATTTGCCAACATTGTTGCTTGGGTATTAAGTGTTCAAGTAGGATTCTGGGTCGATCGTGAGATTGTCTTCAGACACAAATCCGATACGGCAATCAAAGAAATGACAGCTTTTTACGGAACGCGTATTTTTACCTATCTGATCGAAGCATTAACGCTTTGGGTCGGTATTTCACTATTGTCTGCCAATGGTAACTTGTCAAAAATCGTTGGTCAGTTCTTAGCAATTGTCGGTAACTATGTATTTTCCAAATTCTTTATTTTCGCCAATCACAATACAGGTAAGAAATCAGAGTAA
- a CDS encoding Hsp20/alpha crystallin family protein — MANEIMDRRNDIRDWMNMDPWMNGFTSLFGDNLPSAEALKTDIKESDKDYQVRVDMPDFDKKNIDVSYNNNTLTISGHRDDFADKNDKNGDVIMSERSSGRFARQYHLPAVDSDNIEANYDNGVLDIKLPKLAKTTDSSHHIEIN, encoded by the coding sequence TGAACATGGATCCTTGGATGAATGGATTTACATCATTATTTGGTGATAACTTACCATCAGCTGAAGCTTTGAAAACAGACATCAAAGAATCAGACAAGGATTATCAAGTTCGTGTAGACATGCCTGACTTTGACAAGAAGAACATCGATGTCAGCTACAATAACAATACTTTAACTATCAGCGGACACCGTGACGACTTTGCAGACAAAAATGATAAGAATGGCGATGTCATTATGAGCGAACGTTCAAGCGGACGCTTTGCAAGACAATACCACTTACCAGCTGTTGACTCTGATAACATCGAAGCAAACTATGACAATGGAGTTCTAGACATTAAGTTGCCAAAGTTAGCTAAGACAACAGACTCAAGTCACCATATCGAAATAAACTAA
- a CDS encoding aldo/keto reductase, which translates to MSLTMNSTITLNNGVKMPQLGMGVWQINNAGAAQSVQWAIKHGYRAIDTAKQYGNEAGVGEGLAKALADNNLRRKDVFLTTKIFNGDQGYQSTLDNFEGQLNRLQTDYVDLLLIHWPVDGKYMDTWRALETIYREGKARAIGVSNFNISRLKDILKMASIKPAVNQMEFNPVCQEGDIKQFCDRHNIHLEAWSPLGGGRVLQNKVLESIADKYDKSVAQIILRWDLQRGVITIPKSVHEDRIVQNSDIYDFELSEDDVKLINGLDNDDRSLWYGGFKWSGNPEGYTDSVASWDDDKEFIH; encoded by the coding sequence ATGAGTTTAACAATGAATTCAACGATCACACTAAACAACGGCGTTAAAATGCCACAACTCGGAATGGGTGTCTGGCAAATCAATAACGCTGGAGCTGCACAATCTGTACAATGGGCGATCAAGCATGGCTATCGTGCCATTGATACTGCTAAACAATATGGTAACGAGGCTGGTGTTGGCGAAGGATTAGCCAAAGCATTAGCTGATAATAATTTAAGACGTAAAGATGTATTTTTAACAACAAAGATTTTTAACGGTGATCAAGGCTATCAATCAACTTTGGATAACTTTGAAGGTCAACTGAATCGTTTACAAACTGATTATGTCGATCTTCTATTGATCCACTGGCCAGTAGATGGAAAATATATGGATACTTGGAGGGCTCTTGAAACCATTTATCGCGAAGGTAAGGCTCGGGCAATCGGTGTTTCAAACTTCAATATCTCAAGATTAAAGGATATTTTGAAGATGGCTTCGATCAAACCTGCTGTCAACCAAATGGAATTCAATCCAGTTTGTCAAGAAGGCGATATCAAACAATTCTGCGATAGACATAACATTCATCTTGAAGCCTGGTCTCCACTTGGCGGTGGACGTGTTCTTCAAAACAAGGTCTTAGAATCAATCGCCGATAAATATGATAAGAGCGTAGCTCAGATCATTCTTCGTTGGGACTTACAACGTGGCGTGATCACCATCCCTAAGTCAGTCCATGAAGACAGAATCGTTCAAAACTCTGATATTTATGATTTCGAATTAAGCGAAGATGACGTCAAACTTATCAACGGACTTGATAACGATGATCGGAGTCTTTGGTACGGCGGCTTCAAGTGGTCAGGAAATCCAGAAGGATATACTGATAGCGTTGCTAGCTGGGATGACGATAAAGAATTTATCCATTAA
- a CDS encoding demethylmenaquinone methyltransferase, protein MAKLTNKVPEKDVQDVFNSIAGNYDKLNSIMSLGTHNKWRMQATEMIKGNPHDILDLCCGTADWSLVLGTKFPQSHIIGLDFSSEMLKIGQKKVNESGIDNIQLKQGDAMNLDYPDNTFDVVTIGFGLRNVPDANQVLSEIFRILKPNGQLVCLEAFKVDTPVVKWGWKLYFNEIMPAMGKVFASKKQEYQYLDDSVNKFVSIRQLVRMYRDAGFINIRVHNFMMKSAAIHYGMKPNN, encoded by the coding sequence ATGGCAAAGTTAACAAACAAGGTCCCAGAAAAAGATGTTCAAGACGTATTTAATTCAATTGCGGGTAACTATGACAAGTTAAACTCGATCATGAGCTTAGGAACCCATAATAAGTGGCGTATGCAAGCTACCGAGATGATCAAGGGAAATCCACATGATATCTTAGATCTTTGCTGTGGAACGGCTGATTGGAGTTTAGTGCTAGGTACCAAATTTCCACAATCGCATATCATTGGATTGGATTTCAGCAGCGAGATGTTGAAAATTGGACAAAAAAAGGTTAATGAGTCTGGCATTGATAATATTCAACTCAAGCAAGGCGATGCAATGAATTTGGATTATCCTGACAATACATTTGATGTCGTGACGATTGGATTTGGCTTGAGAAATGTTCCGGATGCTAACCAAGTTTTAAGCGAGATTTTCAGAATCTTAAAGCCTAATGGACAATTAGTTTGTTTGGAAGCATTCAAGGTGGATACTCCGGTGGTTAAGTGGGGTTGGAAGCTTTATTTCAATGAGATCATGCCAGCAATGGGTAAGGTTTTTGCTTCCAAGAAGCAAGAGTATCAATATTTGGATGATTCGGTTAACAAGTTTGTCAGTATCAGACAATTGGTTAGAATGTATCGGGATGCAGGATTTATCAATATTCGTGTTCACAATTTTATGATGAAATCGGCAGCGATTCATTATGGAATGAAACCAAATAATTAG
- a CDS encoding fructose-1,6-bisphosphatase: MKKNFTNDNEIKSEIINLSAILDLPKGTEAFVSDIHGEYDEFAHILRNGSGNTRQKISELFTGRLTEDRQKKFAFLIYYPSEILGQIKKEFTKDVDLEQWYFDVFNELIDMLRYTSIKYTRSKVRKAIKNDFVYITEELLYADQSDLTKRSYYREVMEDIIKLGMADSFIISTCHTIQHLVVDHLHIIGDVYDRGPRPDLIMDHLMNRWGSLDFQWGNHDILWIGSLCGSKLCMANLIRISARYNNLKLLTDTYDIDLSDLKEFAEENYTPLPVFNPRSDTGDEIDSSDSIYDNTVQQAMAIMQFKLEGQAIKRRPDFDMENRMLLHRLSPDRKSIDINGKIYPITNGCFQLVDPDDPYHLTKKEQNIIDDLIRQFIDSPKLRYHMSFMMSNGSMYLKYNGNLLLHGCVPVNDDGTMQKWTVEGKDYSGKSLFDFFEKTLKDGFQNPSVDDGLETDVIWYLWTGKMSPLFGKESMTTFERYYIEDKELHVEHKNAYYSLRKEEWFADELLKEFGLDPDEGHIINGHTPVKRGHTPIMANRKIFVIDGGMSKPYHKTTGIGGYTLLSNSYGFQLVTHEPFTTRAKAIADMTDVVSTKRVIEQSAKRKTVGDTDVGDKLRKQIVELQARLNK, encoded by the coding sequence ATGAAGAAAAATTTCACAAATGATAACGAAATCAAATCTGAAATTATCAATCTTTCAGCTATTCTTGATCTTCCCAAGGGAACTGAAGCTTTTGTCAGTGACATTCATGGTGAGTACGATGAGTTTGCTCACATCTTAAGAAATGGTTCCGGAAATACGCGTCAAAAAATTTCTGAATTATTTACAGGTCGCTTAACCGAGGACCGTCAGAAAAAATTTGCTTTCCTGATTTATTATCCTTCCGAAATTTTAGGTCAGATCAAGAAGGAGTTTACTAAGGACGTCGATTTGGAACAATGGTACTTTGATGTCTTTAATGAATTGATCGATATGTTGCGTTATACGTCGATCAAGTACACGCGTTCAAAGGTCAGAAAGGCAATCAAGAACGACTTTGTTTACATTACTGAAGAATTGCTCTATGCAGACCAGTCAGACTTAACTAAACGTAGCTATTACCGCGAAGTAATGGAAGATATTATCAAGCTTGGCATGGCAGATTCATTCATCATTTCAACTTGTCATACTATTCAGCACTTGGTCGTTGACCACTTGCATATTATTGGGGATGTTTATGATCGTGGACCTCGTCCAGATTTGATCATGGACCACTTGATGAATCGTTGGGGCAGTTTAGATTTTCAATGGGGCAACCACGATATCCTTTGGATCGGCAGTCTTTGCGGGTCAAAACTTTGCATGGCCAACTTGATCAGAATCAGTGCTCGTTACAATAATTTGAAATTATTGACGGATACTTATGACATTGATCTAAGTGACCTCAAGGAATTTGCTGAAGAAAACTATACGCCGCTCCCAGTCTTCAATCCCCGTTCTGATACCGGCGACGAGATCGATAGCTCAGATTCTATATATGACAACACAGTTCAACAAGCAATGGCAATTATGCAGTTTAAACTCGAAGGGCAAGCTATCAAACGACGTCCTGATTTTGATATGGAAAATCGAATGCTATTGCATCGGCTTTCACCAGACCGAAAGAGCATTGATATCAATGGAAAAATTTATCCGATCACTAACGGCTGTTTCCAATTGGTCGATCCCGATGATCCTTATCATCTGACTAAAAAAGAACAGAACATTATTGACGACTTGATCCGTCAATTCATTGATTCGCCAAAACTTCGTTATCATATGTCATTTATGATGAGCAATGGTTCGATGTATCTTAAATACAATGGCAATTTGCTGTTGCACGGCTGCGTCCCAGTCAATGATGACGGAACAATGCAAAAATGGACTGTCGAAGGAAAAGACTACTCTGGTAAATCTCTATTCGACTTTTTCGAAAAGACCTTGAAGGATGGTTTCCAAAATCCGAGTGTGGATGATGGCCTTGAAACGGATGTTATTTGGTATTTGTGGACTGGAAAGATGTCGCCACTATTTGGTAAGGAATCGATGACGACATTTGAACGTTACTATATTGAAGACAAAGAACTTCACGTTGAGCATAAAAACGCCTATTATTCATTGAGAAAAGAAGAGTGGTTCGCTGATGAATTACTCAAAGAGTTTGGACTAGATCCAGATGAAGGCCATATCATTAACGGTCATACACCAGTCAAACGTGGACACACGCCAATTATGGCCAACAGAAAGATTTTCGTTATCGATGGTGGAATGTCCAAGCCATACCATAAGACCACTGGTATCGGCGGATATACCTTGCTATCGAACTCCTATGGCTTCCAACTAGTCACGCATGAACCATTTACAACACGGGCTAAAGCAATTGCAGATATGACCGATGTTGTATCGACAAAACGTGTTATCGAACAGTCTGCGAAGAGAAAAACTGTTGGAGATACTGATGTTGGCGACAAATTAAGAAAACAAATTGTTGAATTACAAGCTCGTTTAAATAAATAG
- a CDS encoding LPXTG cell wall anchor domain-containing protein, with amino-acid sequence MRKLLPWLIATIATFLLVVCSTTSVSQAKDITSSTSGVSVSSAVIKDSNGRVIGPNDELPMNERYSVNYHYKVSRWAAVSAGDTITFEIPSNVYVHEDKDFPLINAKGIVTGNVVVKKGAHTGVYTVNENFPNTDRTGNIGVYVIGTVPETPGELSPIAMSKEGTWVDPSNPTAINWTVTMLGKGNSLVNPVITDTMSANQSYVEGTAKLVDFRGNAIPVNVSQSGQTLTFKAEGAFVGDLFLTYQTKPNDPTAAGTFDNTVVYSDDEGNTGSAEGTISREEIKPTPAPAPDPDPEPAPNPAPAPAPGPTPAPNPNPAPNPEPTEPIEPPVITPAPGPGTTEPGVPAPPTEPGKPNPAPAPDPEPTDPILPPDIILVPGPTDPGTTEPGKPDPAPAPGPTDPGTTEPGKPDPTPAPGEPDPGVTDPENPAPIEPGNPDPENPGTQEPDTENPDGGNSGDSNSGDSNSGDSKPGSSDGNSNSGNSKPDVTDNGQSGSTNNNDSESDDPFTGNGSSNNTSHSSNGSTVDYGEESIMDDVNGLPQSVTTNGSRPVNSLNSLPQTGEAKNNVYLLSGIMLMVFGIGMVTLRRRKNI; translated from the coding sequence TTGAGAAAACTATTGCCTTGGTTAATTGCGACAATAGCTACATTTTTGTTGGTAGTATGTAGTACAACTTCAGTCAGTCAGGCTAAAGATATTACTTCATCTACTTCGGGGGTTAGCGTTAGTAGCGCTGTCATTAAGGATTCAAATGGCAGAGTTATTGGTCCAAACGATGAACTACCCATGAACGAAAGATATTCTGTGAACTATCATTATAAAGTATCTAGATGGGCAGCAGTTAGTGCTGGAGATACCATCACTTTCGAGATTCCAAGTAATGTTTATGTTCATGAGGATAAAGATTTTCCTTTGATCAACGCAAAGGGAATCGTTACTGGTAACGTTGTTGTGAAAAAGGGTGCTCATACGGGGGTTTATACCGTTAATGAGAATTTCCCTAACACTGACCGTACCGGAAATATTGGCGTGTACGTAATCGGAACTGTACCAGAAACTCCTGGCGAATTATCACCAATTGCTATGAGTAAAGAAGGTACATGGGTTGACCCAAGCAACCCAACTGCCATCAATTGGACGGTTACTATGCTCGGGAAGGGTAATTCATTAGTAAATCCGGTTATTACGGATACAATGAGTGCAAACCAAAGCTATGTCGAAGGCACAGCTAAATTGGTTGATTTTCGAGGAAATGCTATTCCGGTTAATGTTTCTCAATCTGGACAAACATTAACTTTCAAAGCAGAGGGCGCATTTGTTGGAGATTTATTCTTGACTTATCAAACTAAGCCAAATGATCCAACAGCTGCCGGAACTTTTGACAATACTGTTGTCTATTCAGATGATGAGGGAAATACTGGTTCAGCTGAAGGCACGATTTCGCGTGAAGAAATCAAGCCAACACCAGCACCGGCTCCAGACCCAGATCCGGAACCAGCACCAAATCCAGCTCCGGCACCGGCTCCAGGACCAACACCGGCACCAAACCCAAATCCAGCTCCAAACCCAGAACCAACAGAACCAATTGAACCACCGGTAATTACTCCAGCTCCTGGTCCAGGAACAACCGAACCAGGTGTTCCAGCACCACCAACAGAGCCAGGAAAGCCAAATCCAGCACCTGCTCCAGATCCTGAACCAACAGATCCAATTTTGCCACCAGATATCATACTTGTACCAGGACCAACTGATCCAGGTACAACAGAACCAGGAAAACCTGATCCAGCACCTGCACCAGGACCAACCGATCCAGGTACAACAGAACCAGGGAAACCTGATCCAACGCCTGCACCAGGAGAACCAGATCCAGGTGTAACTGATCCTGAAAATCCTGCTCCAATTGAACCAGGGAATCCTGATCCTGAGAATCCAGGTACACAAGAACCTGATACAGAAAATCCAGATGGTGGAAATTCTGGAGATTCAAATTCAGGCGATTCAAATTCCGGAGATTCAAAACCAGGATCTTCAGATGGTAATTCAAATTCTGGAAATTCAAAACCAGACGTAACTGATAATGGTCAATCTGGTTCAACTAATAATAACGATTCAGAATCAGACGATCCATTCACTGGAAATGGCTCAAGCAATAATACTTCTCATTCAAGTAATGGAAGTACTGTTGATTACGGTGAAGAATCAATTATGGATGATGTAAATGGACTTCCTCAATCTGTTACTACTAATGGATCAAGACCTGTTAATTCATTAAACTCACTTCCACAGACAGGCGAAGCTAAAAATAATGTCTATCTTTTAAGTGGAATTATGTTAATGGTTTTTGGTATTGGAATGGTGACATTACGTCGTCGTAAAAATATTTAA